From the Hevea brasiliensis isolate MT/VB/25A 57/8 chromosome 13, ASM3005281v1, whole genome shotgun sequence genome, the window TTTATAAGTAAGGAATAATAAgccatttaaatcaaaattttaattttattattagtcaACGTCAGCCAAAGAATTTGACTATTTAAAACAACATATACAGCAAATTATCAATTCAATGACCATAATTCAAaccaaataaaaagaaaatatagaaaaagaaCTATTATTCCATTGTAGTAAAAAATTAAAAGGtagttctcaattttttttttgaaaaatattgcatTGATTATATAGAGTGAGTAGCTTGTTGTTTTGGTGAATTCTAAcaatatatatttcttttataaggttattataattaataattaaaattattttgtgaGAAAAGTctcatgatataatataataaatataatgtataaatacaaaattttaaatattagttataatttaatatcaaatataataaatatttagtcaattttaaaaTAGAAACTATCAATTGTTATTTACTTTATATTATAGATACATAGAGTATtacaattaataaataaattccatttgagattataataggaaatttaaattaattaaaaattaatattttaacaaatatttattttaatgtgattgaaaaatatttagaaaatagtTCATTActttaaaattaaactaaataattaattacattaaatttaaatttttaataaataatttcaataatatagAATAGAAATTAATATGAGCTTAAtgcttatatttgtaaaaataaaactaaaaaatacttttataatattaatatatcgTGCTATATATAACGTAATCTAAATTAGTAAAATTTGAATGAATAAAAAACTTTTATTTTAACGAAATTAAAGTGTAATAATGACATTATATTtagtattgaaattttaaataataaagtaataaattaaTATTCTTAAATGATATAAaagttatatatttttaattttattttattatatatctcATATATATCAATACATAATTAttagaataaaaaaattatatttaatttaatattatatgttaataatataacatataacttttataaaaatatgattgaataaaaaattttaaattgataaatattttcGTTTATgtaatcaattaaaataatattaaattaatactttaacttaaataattaaatataatatttataatataataatatatataatatataaaaattaataaaaaattatataaaaaaaattaaatcatgagTTTTTATAATGCGTATATTAATGCGATGCACATTTtgcaaaaaataataattatataaatgtgGATAAAAATCATGTTTAcataggttttttttttaaagggAAAATGTTAATTTTTATACATTATGTTAGTTATGAATATGTTGTTTTATATAATTAACGGGATATAATTTTTAGatgtaatttatattatttacataATAAATTTACTGGTGGTGTCAGACAAGGGAATTTGGTTCGcgttggtggatgggtttaagcCCCGTTGGATTGCAGCCCCCAACCGTTGTGTTTTCATCCTGACCGCTCCTCGTAGGATGGTCCCCTACGCAAAACGTGGGTAGGTTTACCTAAACGGGCCTAGCACACTAATCGCGTGTTTGTGCAGTGACGTGTTCTCCGTTTAACTACCTACCCAACCAGAAAAATGCAGCCTCCTCTCCACCTTTCCCCCCTTTACAAATTTCGTGCGCACTTTAACCGTTACATCGCTTTCTCTCTCTTCACTCCCTTGTTACTAGCTCTAGGGTTTCTGCTCCTCACAATGCTCCCTCCTCTACTCTCAACCCTCCTCCGCCATCGCCGGCACTCTCTCCGCCGCTTCGTCCTCCACCTTCATTATCAACCTTGCAAACTCTTTTCTACCACCTCTTCATCACCACTGCATTTTCCACTCTCCCATCCAACCTACATGATTTGGGGCTCCAACACTTCCCTTGGCAAAACTTTGGTTTCCACTGGCCTCGCCTCTTCCTTCCTTTTCTCTCCGCCTCCGCAATCCTCTAGCGGAAGCAGAAGGCGTAAATTTGTTTACCTCAAACCCGTTCAAACGGGTTTTCCTTCCGACTCTGATTCCCATTTTGTCTTTGCGAAACTTTCCTCTATCGCTTCCCGCTGCAATCTTCCTTTCTCTCTCGTTGCCTCCAATTCCGTTCTCAAATCCTCTGTTTCTGCAGCCAAATCCGTCCTTAGCGTTGGCGGACATTTCGAGACCAATGAATTCCAATTTGGAATGTACGATTTGAACTCTCGTGAGACGAATACGGTTTTAAGGGATGGGGAAGCGGTTTCGGAATTAGTTTCCAAGACGTTGTATGCATGGAGGGAGGCCGTTTCGCCTCAGTTGGCGGCACAGAGGGAGAATGGAGTTGCGCAGGATTCCGCGGTGGTGGAGATGTTGCAGCAGTGTTTGATAAATGAATTGGAAGTTGAGGGTGAAAATGAGAAAATGAATATTTTCTGTGTGGTTGAGACTGCAGGAGGGGTTGCCAGTCCCGGTCCGTCAGGAACCTTACAGTGTGATCTGTACCGGTAAGTGAtcatcttttctttctcttttacttatttttgtTGCCTTTTCTTTTCTCTGTCCTTAATGTGAATTTCACTTCAATAAACTTGAAATGGTAGTACTGGAAAATTTATGAAAGTCATGGAAATAAATGAGGTGTGGAGAGTAGTACCAGATgctgggaatgaattttgagctTCCAGCTTACACGTTGTCAGTCAAATTATGAAGATTTGTTTCATGGTGGTTCCCGTTCTTTCTCGAGGGACATGAATAATCTGATTACTTGTCCATTTGAACTTTGTAGACTTTCTTTTGCATTTGTAAAAGTACATATGGAGCAAGAACTATACTACTACTcttcttttattaatttctttCTTAAACGTGTCTACAGGCCTTTCCGCTTCCCTGGTGTTCTTGTGGGAGATGGGCGGCTGGGTGGTATTTCGGGAACCATTTCAGCTTATGAAAGTTTAAAGCTTCGAGGTTATGATATTGTTGCTGTTGTTTTTGAAGATCATGGCTTTGTTAATGAAGTGCCATTACTTTCATATTTGCGAAATAGGTTGTTTTgataatatctcttctcttgatgtagatcattttgaagcaaTAATTTCCTTATGTGTTCTTGTTATGCATTTAATCTCTCCATAACCACCTTCCCTCCCCCCAAAAAAATTCTGCCTCTTTGTTATTTGTTACTTCTCTTGTAATTAAAGGATACCACTGTTTTCTTTATAATTTATGTCTTATTGTTTGCTTTCTCTTTAACATTTAACTAGGGTGCCTGTCATTTTACTTCCACCGATCCCACAAGATATGTCAAATGACCTGGTGGAATGGTTTTGTGATTCTGAGGAAATATTTGATTCTCTAAAGCAAATAATGATATCAGCATTTTCAGAAAGAATGCAGAGATTGAATGACATGCCAAAGAAGGCAAGAGATGTATTCTGGTGGCCTTTTACTCAGCACAGGCTTGTACCAGAAGAAACTGTTACAGTTATTGATTCAAGGTGTGGGGAGAACTTTGCAGTCTACAAGGTTAACATTGTAACTTGCAGCAAATGCATCATCACAAACATACATATTTTGAACTTTTATTTGTGATATTCTACACCCCCTCCccccttctcttccttctcttttcACTTGCTGATCcataaaagaaaacattttgtacTGTGCTATCTTATGATTAAGTCCTTGGTTTTTAGGTTTAATTACAAATCATTGACGGTTCTTAGTTCTTTCTGTCTCTTTTACACTGTTGATGTAAAGCAGCTGTTTCTCTAACATCCAAGCtgattttgttttgtttttgattacaggcccaaaataatgAGTTCATGACTGAACAATTTGATGCATGTGCTAGTTGGTGGACCCAAGGACCCGATGCTACTCTACAGGTCCTCTTTATGACATTTGAACATTTCTCAATGCTCTTTAACTCTATTtaatatatggtcaattgacaACTAGGCTTAGATACTATTTTACAATCTTTATTGCTGttctttattttctatttttattatcTATTTAATCTCTTTTTCTAGCTTTTTATTTATGTTGTCTCTTTTCATTGAATTGTCTTAATTTTGTTGATACTGGTGTCTATATGACATCGTGAGTGAGATGAACCTAAAATTCTGTATGCTAAATATTAAAATCACTCATAGAGTATAATTTATGCATTTGAAAATTATTATTTGTTATTAAAAGTTAACTATGCATATTAAAAATTTCTAGGACTTCCCAAACCATATCGATGAACAAAAAAAAGGTTGTATTATTCAAGGAAACATCATATTATAATAAGAAAATTTGACAAATATTGGCATTGCATGAATTAAATCTACATAGTAGGTATCCTTGATGGCTGAAGAAATTTCATACCCTTGGTCTTGGGAGCTTATTTGATACACCTGATGCACTAGAAAATATTGTGCCCTCTCCTGCATTTAAGCGCAATCCACTTTTCACATTTTTTCAAATGGACCCATGCATTTGACCCAGTGCACTCAATAATTTCACCTTGATCTTTGGCATAATCCCTTCTTCCCCCCTCCCCAATCATTTTTGGTTGAATCTTCATGCTTAGCATGCATTCGTTTGATCTACACTACACTAATCACATTTGAAGTTCTTTAATGTGGTTATTTGTTTAGGTGGCTTCAGATTGAGCTTGCAAGAGATATGGGCTATGCTGCTGGAAGATTTGGTCATGTAATGTTTCCTGAGAATGTTTATGAGCCGGCCTTAAAATGTGCAGAGCTTTTGCTTGAGGGTGTGGGCAAAGGTAAGTAATTATTTGGCCAACCATTGTGTTTGATATTTTCTCACACTTGTCTAGTTGATGAAATTACTAGAATTTTTCCCTTCTCAATAATTCTGTTTAATTAACAACATCCTCAAAGGCAAAAAGTTTTGGTTATTAGTTGGCGAAGTCATACTTTTTATGCTTCCTTGTTTTGCTTGCTCTGATAAATGTGATAAGGCATTTAGCATTCTTACATAAACTATAACTTCTAAATAATGTTACAGTTACATTATGGACTGCATCCTGTTATCTATTACTGATTTATGTTAGATGCCAATAGTTAAGATAGACTTACTTCTTTGGCAGGCTGGGCTTCTAGGACATACTTTTCAGATAATGGATCAACAGCAATTGAAATTGCCCTGAAAATGGCATTTCGCAAATTTTCTCTAGATAATGGAATCCTTCTTGGTTATGCTAAGAATGACACAACTGAAAGATGCATTGAACTAAAGGTTTGCCTCAataatcttttttatttttttatttttttatctttgaCCATGTACTTTTATGTTGTCTGCTAAGTAATGTTAGAAATTTTGATTTCATAAAGAAACAGTTTTGAGGTAAGTAAATTCATGGCCAAAAAAGGATGTTTCATCTTTTCTTTCAGATTGGTAGTCAGCAGTAGGGTGAGGACCGTTTTCGTTAAACTTTAAACAATGGTATTAGTGGGAGCATAGTTTGCAGTCGCAAACCCCAACTATTTTGAAGGTATTCTTCATCATGTTTCTCATTATACTAGTTTAAAGAGAGAAGCCAGAGGCTGGCTACAATTGCCATCAATAGCAGGATAGATAGTTAAATATGTTATCAGAATTGGAAATGAGCTGAtagttttttatttattttttgggtCACTAGTGCATACTTTTATAATATCCTAgctttcaactcaactcaactcaactaagcctttatcccaaaaatttggggtcggctatatggattcactttttccactctgaacgattttgggttaaatcctcagaaatgtgtaatgcttctaagtcatgttgtactactctcctccaagttaatttaggtctacccctttttttctttctatcctctaacctaatgtgctctacttgtctaactggagcctccgtatgtctacgcttcacatgaccaaaccaaatATCCTAGCTTTCATTTGGTGTAATTCTTTTGTAGGaccttgtttatttattttttaagattCCAGTGTTTACATCATTCTGCATGACAAAATATAATATCCTagcatttttatttgttttacatTTTCAATATCTGTTTCTTATCcctcttctctcttttttttccctttaaataaaattaaaatgcttGATGCAAGTTAGAAACCCTTAATATAGGATTTAGCTGGGAAGTGCAGTTAGCTTTTGTAGAGTGTAGACAGTGAGCAAAGCCTGGGCTGTACCCAATTTTACGTTTTCAATATCTGTTTCTTGTCTCTCTTCTCTCTGTTTTTTCccctttaaatataattaaaatgctTGATGCAAAGTAAGAAACCCTTAATACAGAATGTAGCTTGGAAGTGCAGTTAGCTTTTGTAGAATGTAGCTAGTGAACAAAGCCTGGGCTATACCCAATCTAGGTTGGTCAAGTTGCTTGAGTGTTTCTTGCATGTTTTATGtgcattttttatttattataattaaaggcCCAAAATTTCGTATACTTTCCATGTTTGGACTGAGGTTTTCTTCCATCATATTGATGGTAACCTCATGGTTTAATTGTAGGTACTAGCTCTTAAAGGTTCTTATCATGGTGATACTTTGGGAGCAATGGAAGCACAAGCACCATCATCTTATACAGGCTTCCTTCAGCAACCATGGTATgggtttctttatttatttttacctAGAAGCATATTTCAgagttattttaaaactataATTTGAAAGTGTCAACTTCTAGAGCTAGATGTCACTAACTAGTGCTTTTATGCATAATGTCTCCTACCTTATGTTGAAATTAAATTCATTCAGGTTTGAAAAATTTTGGGGTGATAAGCAATAGAAGACTTGTATTAAAAACCAGGGTTAGCTATGCTACATGCAATGCAGTGAATGCTATTCATGAATTCTATAGCATTTTATTTCTAGTCACATTGTTGTCAGACTATTATACCTTTTAGAACTTGTGTTTGGTAGGATGATTCTCCTAGTTAATTTCTTCTTTCATTTCCTAGAAAATGGTGCCATAAGACAAAACAAGTGGCTTGTTTAGTTCGGAATATGTTTGGTAAGTATACTTAAGCACATGTTATGTTATTTGTATTAGTTGAGCGAATCTCGAGCAACTTATTAGTTGTGGAGCTTCACATAATTACATCTTCTGTTTGACATGGGTAAGCTTGTTAAGCTCCACTAGAAAGTGGCTCAGTTAATATTACTTGGAACACTACTGTGATTCCTCAGGGACAGACAAAGACACACTAAGAGGAAGTTTGTCTCAAGGATAAACAAAGACACACCAAGAGGAAGTTTGTCTCAACCATTTCCAAAATAAGAAACCAAACCCGAGCAGCGTCAACCCTTCAGTGAAGGCCAAGAAGAACTAAAAGCCAGTAAAGGGAACAGTCAAAAACAAGACCTAAATTCCAAAATGAAAGAACAACCTTAAAAATGCAATGAAACTTAACAAACTAGGCTAAAATTTATTAAGAGTAGGATTAAGTTCTAAGAAGAACTAAGATTGCAAGAATATTTGCAAACAAATCTGTTCAAAATGAATGAGAAATCTCCTTTTAAAGAAGACAGTCTAGTGAGTATGGTAATGACTAATGTATTTTCTCATGTTTAGATATTACACTTTTTTAAaagcaaaaatgaaaaataaGGTCAAACATAAATAATAGTATGGATACAATTAGATATAATCAGATTGAAAAGGCCTTAATTGACATAATTCAGCCTTGAAAAGTGTATAAAACAGGTGTCATATTGGGTTGCTGGTGTATTCCAAAAATGGATTTGATGCTTTTTCCTTATTTGCCATGTAGATGGACAAACTCTTTTTCAGCAATTGGGCAGCAATGGGACAACTTTGGGGCCGATTAAAACACACATTTAAAGCATGTGGAGTGTGAAATGGTGTATGAATGGGCAGCCTAGACTTTGATCCCAAGTTGTTGAACCGATTCCTCTTTCCATGGTGCACCAATGGTTCGGCTAGCACACGAACCACCATGAAATTGGTGTTTTTGAGTGTTCTCTCTTCTAAACCGAATTCTTCCATCATTTTGAGCTTATTAATGTGTTTGGGCATCATGCCTTGAAGCTTCTTTGCCACGGACCTTGTAATTGAACCTTGGTGTGGCAATGGTGCAACCGGCTCCTCATCATCCTCTCTCTCTTCGAAAGAATTCATCCTTGAATTGTCGTCATCTGCACAGAAAGGAGAAAGGTCAGTAACATTAAAAGTGGCACTCACATTATATTCACCTGGAAGATCAATTCGGTATGCATTGTTATTGATTCTCTTAAGCATTTTAAAGGGTCCATCACTCCTTAGTTGAAGCTTGGATTTCCTTTTAATAGGAAATCTTTCTTTCCTAAGGTGCACCCAAACAAGGTCTCTGGGTTGGAAGACCACATGTTTTCGCCCTTTGTTGAATAtggcttttctcttctcattcacTCTTTCAAGTCTTTGCCGTGCTTGCTCATGAATCTTCACCAATTCCGCTTTCTTTTTCCATCTAGACTAGCAAGCTCATTAGTAGGCAAAGGCATCAAGTCCAAAGGAGTTAGTGGGTTAAAGCCATAAACAATCTCAAAAGGAAAAAAGCCGGTAGAAGAATGCACAACCATATTGTATGCAAACTCCATGGATGGTATGCAATCTTTCCaagatttcaaattttatttaatcatGGCAATCAAAAGTGCTCCTACTATTCTATTGACAGCTTCAGCTTCCCCATCAGATTGGGGATGACAAGTAGTAGAGAAAAGCAATTTTGTACCTAACTTACCCCACAAAATCTTCTAAAAAGAACTCAAAAACTTCACATCCCTATCATTAACAATCGTTCTAGAAACACCATGCAATCTAACAACTTCTTTGAAAAATAGATTTGCAACATGCATAGCATCATTAGATTTGTGACATGGCAtgaaatgtgccatttttgagaAACGGTTAACAACAACAAAAACAGAATCATACCCTTTCTTGGACCTAGGTAAATCTAAAATGAAGTCCATGGATATATCTACCTAAGGTTCACTGGGCACATTCAAAGGCATATACAATCCTCGGGGCAAAACTTTAGACTTAGCCTTCTTACAAGTTATGCATCTAGAATATATTTTTTCTATATCTCTCCTCATGTGTGGCCAAAAGAAATGTTCTTTCAAGATATCTAAAGTCTTAGCTACCTCAAAATGACCCATTAAATCACCTTTATGTGATTCTCTAACAAGCAATTCTCTCATGGAGCAATTCAGCACGCACAACTTGTTTTCTCTAAACAAGAAATcgtcatgcctataaaacttatCAAATGCAACATGCTCACATGATTCATATATCTTGGCAAAATTAGCATCTTCCACATACAATTCTTTCATATATTCAAAACCCAACAACTTAGCATCAAGTATGGAAAGAAGAGTATACCTCCTAGAAAGAGCATCGGCCACCACATTATCTCTTTCTtgcttgtattgaatcacatatggaaaTGATTCAATAATTTCGCTCCACCTAGCATGTCTCTTGCTGAGTTTGTTTTGGCTCTTCAAGTACTTTAATGATTCATAATCACTATGAATAACAAACTCGTTCGGCCATAGGTTGTGTTGCCATGTCCCCAAAGGCTTCACCTATGCATACATCTCTTTGTCGTAAGTGGAGTAGTTCAAAGTAGTTCCACTCAACTTTTCACTGAAGTAGGCTATGGGACATCTTTCCTGTATCAAAATAGCACCAATACCTATCCCAAAGGCATCACATTCAATTTCTAAAGTTTTAGAGAAATCGGGCAAGGCAAGTAAAGGAGCAGAACACAATTTTTCTTtaagcaagttaaatgcatgctcTTGTTCCCTTTTCCACTTAAAACCTACATTCTTCTTCACTACCTCATTCAATGGTGCAGCAATGATACTAAAGTCTCTCACAAACTGCCTATTGAAGCTAGCCAATCCATGGAAACTCCGAACCTCACTCACGGATTTTGGAGTAGGCCACTCTCTAATGGCTTTCACCTTATCCTCATCTACTTCAATACCCTTGCCACTAACCACAAATCCTAGAAAGATCACCTTATCCATGCAAAATGTGCATTTCCTTAAGATTGGCATACAATTGTTCCTTTCTAAGCACATCAAAAACAAACCTCAAATGAATCAAATGCTCATCTAAATTTTTGCTATATATAAGGATATCATCAAAATATACAACAACAAATTTACTAAGAAAAGGACGTAAGAAATGATTTATCAACCTCATAAATGTACTAGGTGCATTTGATAAGCTAAAAGGCATGACTAACCATTATATAATCCATATTGAGTCTTATCTTGTTTTTCATTCATCACCTAATTTCATGCATATTTGAtggtaaccacttttcaaatcaatcttggaaaatatgcATGCACCGTGTAATTTATCAAGCATGTCGTCAAGTCTAGATATGGGATGTTTATACTTTACATTGATTCTGTTGAcagccctacaatccacacacatcgcAGAGTCCTATCCTTCTTTGGCACCAAAAGCATTGGAACGGCACATGCACTCATGCTCTCTCTCACGTAGCTCTTTGCAAAAAGCTCTTCAACTTGCTTTTGTAGCTCCTTTGATTCTTCAGGATTAGTCCTATAGGCTGATCGGTTTGGGGTCGTTGCTCCAAGCGCAAAATCAATTTGATGTTCAATGCCTCTAATGGGAGGCAGCCCCCTGAAGAGCTCCctaggaagctcttcagggaaaacATCCTTAAATTCTTGCAACAAAGACATAGCATAATTAGGCACGGGAGGGTTAATGTCAGAGAGAAGTAATGTAAGCTCCCTTACACACTAGCATGAGAATTGGTCTACTAGAGAAATAGGCATGCCTCACATCTTTTTCTCTTACTAGCAAACTGATTTTCTTCTCTCCACTCTTCTCACAACTCTCCTTTTAACCCGAGCCCTTTCTTTTTGCTTGCActccttttcagttttctctcctCTCCTTTTCCCTCacattcttccttctttcttt encodes:
- the LOC110661201 gene encoding bifunctional dethiobiotin synthetase/7,8-diamino-pelargonic acid aminotransferase, mitochondrial isoform X2; the encoded protein is MQPPLHLSPLYKFRAHFNRYIAFSLFTPLLLALGFLLLTMLPPLLSTLLRHRRHSLRRFVLHLHYQPCKLFSTTSSSPLHFPLSHPTYMIWGSNTSLGKTLVSTGLASSFLFSPPPQSSSGSRRRKFVYLKPVQTGFPSDSDSHFVFAKLSSIASRCNLPFSLVASNSVLKSSVSAAKSVLSVGGHFETNEFQFGMYDLNSRETNTVLRDGEAVSELVSKTLYAWREAVSPQLAAQRENGVAQDSAVVEMLQQCLINELEVEGENEKMNIFCVVETAGGVASPGPSGTLQCDLYRPFRFPGVLVGDGRLGGISGTISAYESLKLRGYDIVAVVFEDHGFVNEVPLLSYLRNRVPVILLPPIPQDMSNDLVEWFCDSEEIFDSLKQIMISAFSERMQRLNDMPKKARDVFWWPFTQHRLVPEETVTVIDSRCGENFAVYKAQNNEFMTEQFDACASWWTQGPDATLQIELARDMGYAAGRFGHVMFPENVYEPALKCAELLLEGVGKGWASRTYFSDNGSTAIEIALKMAFRKFSLDNGILLGYAKNDTTERCIELKVLALKGSYHGDTLGAMEAQAPSSYTGFLQQPWYSGRGLFVDPPTVFMCNRIWNLCFPEGMLSENVIYKDKAFSSRDDIFHKSREESDLYRIYSSYISQQLSQYSGTKGTIRIGALIIEPVIQGSGGMLMIDPLFQRVLVNECRSRNIPIIFDEVFTGFWRLGAESAAELLGCVPDIACFAKLMTGGIIPLAATLATEEVFDSFIGDSKLKALLHGHSYSAHAMGCMAAAKSIKWFKDPLTNHNVIAEQGLLRELWNVELVQQISLHPSVQRVVALGTLFALELRAEGSNAGYASLYARSLIQKLREDGVYMRPLGNVVYLLCGPCASPEICSQLLIKLHRKLDEFSQIKELQTSS
- the LOC110661201 gene encoding bifunctional dethiobiotin synthetase/7,8-diamino-pelargonic acid aminotransferase, mitochondrial isoform X1, with amino-acid sequence MLPPLLSTLLRHRRHSLRRFVLHLHYQPCKLFSTTSSSPLHFPLSHPTYMIWGSNTSLGKTLVSTGLASSFLFSPPPQSSSGSRRRKFVYLKPVQTGFPSDSDSHFVFAKLSSIASRCNLPFSLVASNSVLKSSVSAAKSVLSVGGHFETNEFQFGMYDLNSRETNTVLRDGEAVSELVSKTLYAWREAVSPQLAAQRENGVAQDSAVVEMLQQCLINELEVEGENEKMNIFCVVETAGGVASPGPSGTLQCDLYRPFRFPGVLVGDGRLGGISGTISAYESLKLRGYDIVAVVFEDHGFVNEVPLLSYLRNRVPVILLPPIPQDMSNDLVEWFCDSEEIFDSLKQIMISAFSERMQRLNDMPKKARDVFWWPFTQHRLVPEETVTVIDSRCGENFAVYKAQNNEFMTEQFDACASWWTQGPDATLQIELARDMGYAAGRFGHVMFPENVYEPALKCAELLLEGVGKGWASRTYFSDNGSTAIEIALKMAFRKFSLDNGILLGYAKNDTTERCIELKVLALKGSYHGDTLGAMEAQAPSSYTGFLQQPWYSGRGLFVDPPTVFMCNRIWNLCFPEGMLSENVIYKDKAFSSRDDIFHKSREESDLYRIYSSYISQQLSQYSGTKGTIRIGALIIEPVIQGSGGMLMIDPLFQRVLVNECRSRNIPIIFDEVFTGFWRLGAESAAELLGCVPDIACFAKLMTGGIIPLAATLATEEVFDSFIGDSKLKALLHGHSYSAHAMGCMAAAKSIKWFKDPLTNHNVIAEQGLLRELWNVELVQQISLHPSVQRVVALGTLFALELRAEGSNAGYASLYARSLIQKLREDGVYMRPLGNVVYLLCGPCASPEICSQLLIKLHRKLDEFSQIKELQTSS